Proteins found in one Miscanthus floridulus cultivar M001 chromosome 4, ASM1932011v1, whole genome shotgun sequence genomic segment:
- the LOC136551767 gene encoding uncharacterized protein, with translation MDGFNGEGNASELNVGASGNGSEFDVAGYDNVFDYYDVRRTRNLFSLAPPGSGSGAYNSYTSMLHPLSSSSIPSPGQLRMSRLNVNASEGWPHIDAYEGILRSGDEASGIGSSRGPLPSVCLPAAVGCTRLPCIISAELHPGRAVPVVAARVMQWPATTTLPSRFIRGIVHALLVH, from the exons ATGGACGGCTTCAACGGCGAAGGGAACGCCTCGGAGTTAAACGTCGGCGCATCCGGCAACGGCTCTGAGTTCGACGTCGCCGGATACGACAACGTCTTCGACTACTACGACGTCCGCCGCACAAGGAACCTCTTCTCCCTGGCACCGCCGGGCTCCGGATCCGGTGCCTACAACTCGTACACCTCCATGCTGCATCCGCTCTCGTCGTCGTCCATCCCGTCCCCAGGCCAGCTGCGTATGTCTCGGCTCAATGTCAATGCAAGCGAAGGTTGGCCACACATCGATGCCTACGAAGGCATCCTTCGCTCCGGCGACGAAGCGAGCGGAATCGGCAGCAGCCGGGGCCCCCTCCCGTCCGTTTGCCTGCCAGCAGCGGTGGGGTGCACACGGCTCCCGTGCATCATCAGCGCCGAGCTGCATCCAGGTCGCGCGGTGCCCGTCGTCGCGGCGCGGGTCATGCAGTGGCCGGCGACAACAACCCTCCCGTCTCG TTTCATACGAGGTATTGTTCATGCATTGCTTGTCCATTAA